The Triticum aestivum cultivar Chinese Spring chromosome 3A, IWGSC CS RefSeq v2.1, whole genome shotgun sequence genome includes a region encoding these proteins:
- the LOC123058464 gene encoding sinapine esterase has protein sequence MAVASTPPLQLVIAALLALSLSTTASSSPAPANRSSCYKRLFSFGDSLTDTGNYIIHYSNASGPVLALPYGETFFGRPTGRWSDGRLIIDFIVERLGFQYWPAYLKGAAGKSPAEEFRYGTNFAVAAATALSQDFFLEKNLRVDLLTPSPIPPYSLGVQIDLFKKVLAMLASTDQERKEVMSSSLFLVGEIGLNDYNHPFLQNKTLEWVRPLVPQVISSIVLSIEALIELGAKTMYVPGIFPLGCTPLYLSLFPGDDRDPATGCLRGVNDLILAHNHMLETKLEELRRDHPGVSITYVNSYDNVLGLITAPTQNGFDKETVLEACYPVFISGSAAVPCVDPSKHVNFDGLHMTEAAYKLMARGMLDGPFAAPSIMSTTCNHGC, from the exons ATGGCGGTGGCGTCGACTCCGCCTCTGCAGCTTGTCATAGCCGCGCTTCTTGCGCTGTCCCTGTCCACGACAGCGTCCTCGTCGCCTGCGCCGGCGAACCGGAGCAGCTGCTACAAGCGTCTATTCAGCTTCGGCGACTCTCTGACCGACACCGGCAACTACATCATCCACTACTCGAACGCGTCAGGGCCGGTCCTAGCGCTGCCATACGGCGAGACCTTCTTCGGCCGCCCTACCGGCCGATGGTCCGACGGCCGCCTCATCATCGACTTCATCG TGGAGAGGCTGGGGTTCCAGTACTGGCCGGCGTACCTGAAGGGGGCGGCCGGGAAGTCGCCGGCGGAGGAATTCCGGTATGGCACCAATTTTGCGGTTGCGGCCGCCACGGCGCTGAGCCAGGATTTCTTCCTGGAAAAGAACCTCAGGGTGGACCTGCTTACCCCGAGCCCGATCCCCCCTTACTCCCTCGGCGTCCAGATCGACTTGTTCAAGAAAGTGCTCGCCATGCTCGCCTCCACGGACCAAG AGAGGAAGGAGGTGATGTCGAGCTCGCTGTTCCTGGTGGGGGAGATCGGCCTCAACGACTACAACCACCCCTTCTTGCAGAACAAGACCCTGGAATGGGTCAGGCCCCTCGTGCCCCAGGTCATCAGCTCCATCGTTCTGTCCATCGAGGCTCTGATCGAGCTAGGCGCCAAGACCATGTATGTGCCGGGCATCTTCCCGCTGGGGTGCACCCCGCTGTACCTCTCcctcttccccggcgacgaccgcGACCCTGCCACGGGCTGCCTCCGGGGGGTCAACGACCTCATCCTCGCCCACAACCACATGCTGGAAACCAAGCTTGAGGAGCTCCGCCGTGACCACCCCGGCGTGTCCATCACCTACGTCAACTCCTACGACAACGTCCTCGGCCTCATCACAGCGCCCACCCAAAACG GGTTCGACAAGGAAACGGTGCTGGAGGCGTGCTACCCCGTCTTCATTTCTGGGTCGGCGGCGGTTCCGTGCGTGGACCCGTCCAAGCACGTGAATTTCGACGGCCTGCACATGACGGAGGCGGCGTACAAGCTCATGGCCCGCGGGATGCTCGACGGCCCGTTCGCCGCGCCGTCCATCATGTCCACCACATGCAACCACGGCTGCTAG